A genomic region of Tigriopus californicus strain San Diego chromosome 1, Tcal_SD_v2.1, whole genome shotgun sequence contains the following coding sequences:
- the LOC131885897 gene encoding uncharacterized protein LOC131885897 has product MHSSMIPTKSTISADNNPPWYLEDDDSMDDDWFYSSIKRYQQISMFHLSCDIQSLDVLARTNLLVLAGKFDLEQIELAVYEIPEKLTALCPLKEGLLHQRDFSFVAGSRTLSQDPVIQVKFVDVPGLLKVILLQKFKISSWERKTETDLLVISQELDLDRTPHFMDVSNKIIVISENSTMTVLNICQLQVLHKITLTNSVNGCSLSSSNLTICLSNGTVVDFNPDTMKKVRSTSVSTSFPKMKCSSMKKSGPYQLAFISEEDNLFFFKEHDPVPEAPFHPHPTGLSNISAIKWNSDGTLIVSSLSQVIIFEVEVSKLTQIFVHDAHKSFIMDCIPHPTVPKLLFSSDSRKRLHAWLYNNENK; this is encoded by the exons ATGCATTCCAGCATGATCCCAACTAAGTCAACAATTTCTGCAGACAATAATCCTCCTTGGTATTTAGAGGATGACGATAGCATGGACGACGATTGGTTTTACTCATCCATCAAACG ATATCAGCAGATATCCATGTTTCATCTATCTTGCGATATCCAATCGTTGGATGTCTTGGCTCGAACTAACCTGCTTGTCTTGGCtggaaaatttgatttggagcaaattgaacttgCTGTGTACGAAATCCCAGAGAAACTGACGGCATTATGTCCTTTGAAAGAAGGTTTACTTCATCAAAGAGATTTTAGTTTCGTGGCTGGATCCAGAACTTTATCGCAAGATCCCGTCATTCAG GTCAAGTTTGTGGATGTACCGGGATTGTTGAAAGTGATTTTGTTGCAGAAATTCAAGATCTCGTCATGGGAAAGAAAAACAGAGACTG ATTTACTGGTGATATCTCAAGAACTTGACTTAGACCGAACACCACATTTCATGGATGTGTCGAATAAAATCATTGTGATAAGtgaaaattcaacaatgaCTGTATTGAACATCTGCCAACTCCAAGTGCTTCACAAGATCACGCTCACCAACAGTGTGAATGGGTGTTCCTTGAGCTCTTCCAACTTGACAATCTGTCTTTCAAATGGAACCGTGGTTGACTTTAACCCAGATACTATGAAAAAAGTGAGGTCCACATCCGTGTcaacttcatttccaaaaatgaaGTGTTCTTCCATGAAGAAGAGCGGTCCATATCAGTTAGCTTTCATCTCTGAAGAAGacaatttattctttttcaaagaacaTGATCCAGTCCCAGAAGCTCCATTTCACCCTCATCCAACTGGTTTGTCGAATATTTCCGCCATCAAGTGGAATAGTGATGGGACATTGATTGTTTCCAGCTTGTCTCAAGTGATTATTTTTGAGGTGGAAGTATCCAAATTGACCCAGATCTTCGTTCATGACGCTCATAAGAGTTTCATAATGGATTGCATCCCTCATCCCACTGTACCCAAATTATTGTTTTCTAGCGACTCCAGAAAGCGGCTTCATGCTTGGTTGtacaataatgaaaataaatga
- the LOC131881252 gene encoding large ribosomal subunit protein uL4-like translates to MSLSAARPVITVYGEKNEPSGTTCSLPAVYKAPIRPDIVSVIHHEIAKNHRQAYAVNQDSGHQTSAESWGTGRAVARIPRVRGGGTHRSGQGAYGNMCRGGHMFAPTKTWRRWHRKVNVAQKRYAMCSAIAATGVPALVMAKGHRIENIPEVPLVVSDKIQSYNKTKEAVILLRRLKAWSDIEQVYNTKRMRAGKGKMRNRRRVQKLGPLVIYANDQGLTRAFRNIPGVDTICVDNLNLLKLAPGGHVGRFCIWTESAFKKLDALYGTWRKASSEKKNWNLPQPKMAQTDLAKLLKSEEIRKVLRAPNKKIYKAVMKTNPLKNTRAMVQLNPYAVVQKKNAELLAAKRLREKAAVKAKKAGQKPAPQPNVKRAAALAKKGKAKKGKGKK, encoded by the exons ATG TCTCTGTCGGCCGCCCGTCCCGTGATTACGGTTTACGGCGAGAAGAACGAGCCCTCGGGCACGACTTGCTCTTTGCCGGCCGTGTACAAGGCCCCCATCCGACCGGATATCGTGTCGGTCATTCATCACGAGATCGCCAAGAATCACCGACAGGCTTATGCGGTCAACCAGGACTCTG GTCATCAAACCAGTGCTGAATCCTGGGGAACTGGCCGCGCCGTGGCTCGTATTCCTCGCGTCCGCGGAGGTGGTACCCACCGCTCCGGTCAGGGAGCTTACGGCAACATGTGCCGAGGCGGTCACATGTTCGCCCCCACCAAGACCTGGCGCAGATGGCACCGCAAGGTCAACGTGGCCCAGAAGCGGTATGCCATGTGCTCTGCTATCGCCGCCACCGGCGTGCCCGCCCTCGTGATGGCCAAGG GTCATCGCATTGAGAACATCCCCGAGGTGCCTCTGGTTGTGTCGGACAAGATTCAAAGCTACAACAAGACCAAGGAGGCCGTGATTTTGCTCCGCCGATTGAAGGCCTGGTCCGACATCGAACAGGTCTACAACACCAAGCGAATGAGGGCTGGAAAGGGCAAGATGCGCAATCGTCGTCGCGTCCAGAAGTTGGGACCCCTCGTCATCTATGCCAATGACCAG GGTCTGACTCGTGCTTTCCGTAACATCCCTGGTGTAGACACCATCTGCGTGGACAACCTAAACCTGTTGAAGTTGGCTCCCGGTGGTCACGTGGGTCGCTTCTGTATCTGGACCGAGTCCGCTTTCAAGAAGTTGGACGCTCTGTACGGTACTTGGCGCAAGGCCTCGTCCGAAAAGAAGAACTGGAACTTGCCCCAGCCGAAGATGGCTCAGACCGATTTGGCTAAGCTTCTCAAGTCCGAGGAGATCCGGAAGGTGCTCCGAGCTCCCAACAAGAAGATCTACAAGGCCGTCATGAAGACCAATCCACTGAAGAATACCAGAGCCATGGTACAATTGAATCCCTACGCTGTGGTTCAGAAGAAGAACGCCGAGCTCTTGGCCGCCAAACGGCTCCGAGAGAAGGCGGCCgtgaaggccaagaaggccgGTCAAAAGCCTGCTCCTCAACCTAACGTGAAGCGAGCTGCCGCTCTAGCCAAGAAGGGCAAGGCCAAGAAGGGCAAGGGCAAGAAGTAG